Proteins from a genomic interval of Dendropsophus ebraccatus isolate aDenEbr1 chromosome 6, aDenEbr1.pat, whole genome shotgun sequence:
- the GJB7 gene encoding gap junction beta-7 protein isoform X1, with protein sequence MGASGLGIHHSTVPHTEHFPYREMSWSFLRDILSGVNKYSTGIGRIWLSVVFIFRLLVYVVAAENVWKDEQKEFECNIKQPGCENVCFDHFFPISQVRLWALQLIMVSTPSLLVVLHVAYRESREKRHNKKLYKDTGSMDGGLFCTYVISLIFKTMFEFGFLMLFYKLYGGFSVPRLVKCEIDPCPNLVDCYISKPTEKKIFLYFVVITSALCIILNLCELVYLLSKYFSKCFIKRYAKKLSSEQCGCKNRHEGPDQDITLQQPIANSIEYTANS encoded by the coding sequence AACACTTCCCCTACAGAGAGATGAGCTGGTCTTTTCTACGAGACATTTTGAGTGGTGTTAACAAATATTCAACTGGCATCGGAAGGATCTGGTTGTCCGTGGTCTTCATATTTCGGCTCTTAGTATATGTTGTTGCGGCAGAAAATGTTTGGAAAGACGAACAGAAGGAGTTTGAGTGCAACATCAAACAACCAGGATGTGAGAACGTCTGCTTTGACCACTTCTTCCCCATATCTCAAGTTCGGCTTTGGGCTCTACAGTTAATAATGGTGTCTACACCTTCTCTTCTTGTGGTCCTCCATGTGGCCTATCGTGAAAGCCGAGAGAAGAGACATAACAAGAAGCTATATAAAGACACCGGAAGCATGGATGGCGGTCTGTTCTGTACATACGTCATTAGCCTCATATTCAAAACAATGTTTGAGTTTGGTTTCCTTATGCTCTTCTACAAGTTATACGGTGGCTTCAGTGTTCCACGACTCGTGAAGTGTGAAATCGATCCTTGCCCGAACCTTGTAGACTGCTATATCTCTAAGCCTACGGAGAAGAAGATTTTCCTGTACTTTGTAGTTATAACATCAGCACTCTGCATCATACTCAACCTCTGTGAACTGGTTTACCTACTCTCCAAATATTTTTCTAAATGTTTTATAAAACGGTACGCGAAGAAACTGAGCTCCGAACAGTGTGGCTGTAAGAACCGACATGAGGGCCCAGACCAGGACATAACATTGCAACAACCCATCGCTAATTCTATTGAATACACTGCAAACTCTTAA
- the GJB7 gene encoding gap junction beta-7 protein isoform X2, translated as MSWSFLRDILSGVNKYSTGIGRIWLSVVFIFRLLVYVVAAENVWKDEQKEFECNIKQPGCENVCFDHFFPISQVRLWALQLIMVSTPSLLVVLHVAYRESREKRHNKKLYKDTGSMDGGLFCTYVISLIFKTMFEFGFLMLFYKLYGGFSVPRLVKCEIDPCPNLVDCYISKPTEKKIFLYFVVITSALCIILNLCELVYLLSKYFSKCFIKRYAKKLSSEQCGCKNRHEGPDQDITLQQPIANSIEYTANS; from the coding sequence ATGAGCTGGTCTTTTCTACGAGACATTTTGAGTGGTGTTAACAAATATTCAACTGGCATCGGAAGGATCTGGTTGTCCGTGGTCTTCATATTTCGGCTCTTAGTATATGTTGTTGCGGCAGAAAATGTTTGGAAAGACGAACAGAAGGAGTTTGAGTGCAACATCAAACAACCAGGATGTGAGAACGTCTGCTTTGACCACTTCTTCCCCATATCTCAAGTTCGGCTTTGGGCTCTACAGTTAATAATGGTGTCTACACCTTCTCTTCTTGTGGTCCTCCATGTGGCCTATCGTGAAAGCCGAGAGAAGAGACATAACAAGAAGCTATATAAAGACACCGGAAGCATGGATGGCGGTCTGTTCTGTACATACGTCATTAGCCTCATATTCAAAACAATGTTTGAGTTTGGTTTCCTTATGCTCTTCTACAAGTTATACGGTGGCTTCAGTGTTCCACGACTCGTGAAGTGTGAAATCGATCCTTGCCCGAACCTTGTAGACTGCTATATCTCTAAGCCTACGGAGAAGAAGATTTTCCTGTACTTTGTAGTTATAACATCAGCACTCTGCATCATACTCAACCTCTGTGAACTGGTTTACCTACTCTCCAAATATTTTTCTAAATGTTTTATAAAACGGTACGCGAAGAAACTGAGCTCCGAACAGTGTGGCTGTAAGAACCGACATGAGGGCCCAGACCAGGACATAACATTGCAACAACCCATCGCTAATTCTATTGAATACACTGCAAACTCTTAA